DNA sequence from the Paenibacillus physcomitrellae genome:
CTTGTTTTCATTTTCATGGAACAATGATAAACTAACTAATAGAACTGATATTTCGTTTATGTCAACGGGATTGAGTATTTTGTCCTGAAAGGTTAAGCCATATGGATCTGAAAGAAAAGAAACGTTTGCTCAGACAAGAGGCGGCGGCTAAACGGGCTTCGCTCGGAGAAACCGAACGCAGGATGTTGTCCGAATCTGCCTGCAGGCTTGCCGAGGATGAAGTGCTTGCGCCGCTTCGCCGGAGCCGGCCGGGGCAAAAGCTTACGCTGTTCAGCTATTTGTCTTTCAAGGATGAGCTTTCTACAAGGTCTCTTGTGGACAGCTGCCTGGGGAAAGGCGACACCGTGCTTGTGCCCAGAATTACAAAGGGCGGGATGCTGGCTGTCCACCGTTTTGAGGACTGGTCCTCGCTGAAGCCGGGAGTCTGGGGCATTTCCGAACCGGCTGCGGATAGTCCGGTCTGGCCGGAGGAACGGTACGGCGAAATCGATGTGGTGATCGTCCCGGGGCTGGTCTATGATCTGCACGGAGGACGGATTGGTTACGGCGGCGGTTATTATGACCGTTTCACGCAGCGCTTGAAGCAGACGGCGGGCGGGGGAGCGGGACGAACGTTATTCGCTTCATTGCTGTTTGAAGAGCAGCTTGCCCAGCAGGTACCGGCCCAAGCGCATGATTTGAGATTGGACGTTCTGATTACGCCAGCGAACGTATTTTACATAAATAAGGATGATGTTTAAGATGGAACAACCAGGAAGCGGCATGACCCACTTTAATGAGCAGGGCAGGGCTAAAATGGTAGACGTCTCCGGCAAGGAAGTTACCTTCAGAACTGCCGTAGCGGTTACGACCGTTACGATGCTGCCTTCAACGCTGGCGGCAATCCGGCAAGGCAATATTCATAAAGGCGATGTGCTGGCCGTGGCCCAGATCGCCGGCATCCAGGGCGCGAAGCGGACCTCGGACTGGATTCCGATGTGCCATCCGCTGCCGCTGACCGGAGTGAACATTACTTTCTCCGATAACGGCCATGATCAGCTTTATATTGAAGCTTCCGTCAAGACGGAAGGGCGCACAGGCGTAGAGATGGAGGCGTTGACAGCCGTTTCCGCGGCGGCGCTTACGGTTTACGACATGTGCAAGGCGCTTCAGAAGGACATGGTTATCGGTCCTACCGAATTAAAGTCCAAACAGGGCGGTAAAAGCGGAGACTACCATAAGAGTTAATCAAACATAAAGAGTTAGTGTTCCAAGTGAGTTCCTAATGCGGATGGAGGATAACTTTATGGAGAAGTGGAAAACAGCCATCCTCACGGCCAGCGACAAAGGCTCCCGGGGAGATCGGGAGGATACGAGCGCCCAGGTAATTCGGGAACTGGTCGAAGAGGAATTGAACGGTGAAATTATTGAATACCGGATTGTTCCGGACGAAGAAGATGAAATTATCGCCGCACTTATTGAAATGACCGATTATTTTCAGGCCAATCTGGTTTTGACGACCGGCGGGACCGAGCTTGCTGCAAGAGATGTTACGCCGGAGGCAACCCGTCGCGTCATTGAACGTGAAGTTCCAGGGATGGCGGAAGCGATGCGGGCGGGGGCGATGAAGAAAAATCCCGCTGCCATGCTGTTCAGAGGCGTGGTCGGGATTCGCGGCAGAACGCTGATCGTCAACCTGCCGGGCACCCCGAAAGGGGTTCATGAAAATTTGGCCGCCATTATGGAAGAGCTTCCGGAGGCTCTGCTGATGGTGACGGGGCAGTTCCGTCTATAGTTGAAAGATAAGGCCGTAGAAGGAGGAGCGCATGAGCGAATCATCGACATCCAAAACGATGAGCATGACCAGTCACCTCATGGAACTCCGCAAACGTCTGCTAGCCGTGCTGCTTGTATTTGGACTTGTGCTGATCGGCGGTTTTCTGGCGGCTGAACCGATCTACCATTATCTAACGACCAGAGGCAGCGGCGGAGTATTTGTGCGTCTGAATGCTTTTTCCTTTTGGGACGGAGTCGGCATTTACATGAAAATTGCACTGACCGTCGCTTTTGGCATTACTTTGCCTTTTACCTTCTATCAGCTGTGGGCTTTTGTAAGCCCCGGCCTGAAGGCGGAGGAGCGGAGAGCAACGCTGAAGTACATTCCGTTTGCCTTTCTAAGTTTTGTAGGCGGAGCTGCGTTTGGTTATTACGCGGTTTTTCCGCTTGCGATTCATTTCACCTCTGATTTAAACAAGGAATTGGGACTGGTGGAAACCTACGGGGCGGCCGATTATTTCCGGTTTCTTACGAACATTGTAGTGCCGGTGTCGCTGGTGTTCGAGCTGCCGCTTATGGTCTTGTTTCTGACACACCTGCGTCTGGTGAATCCGCCAAAACTCCGCAAGATGCGGAAGATGGCTTACTTCGCCCTTGTAGTCGCTTCTGCGGCGATTACGCCTCCCGATTTCATCTCGGCGTTCATTGTATTGATTCCACTGCTGCTGCTCTATGAATTCAGCATCGTGTTGTCCGCACGGGTATACCGGAAGCAGAATCAAGGAGAAGGAGAAACAAAGGAATAAGTTTATAGTCCGTTTGGGTACAAACCTGGAATATCTTCTTTCTCACAAGGATAGAATGAATAGGGAATGTCCAAACGGCTTTTTTTATGTGAAAAGTTATGCTGAAAAAGTTGTACAAAGGACTTGAAAAATGCCATTACTTTGAGTATCATAAACAGTGTTGTTAGCACTAACTAAGGTTGAGTGCTAATACAT
Encoded proteins:
- the moaC gene encoding cyclic pyranopterin monophosphate synthase MoaC encodes the protein MEQPGSGMTHFNEQGRAKMVDVSGKEVTFRTAVAVTTVTMLPSTLAAIRQGNIHKGDVLAVAQIAGIQGAKRTSDWIPMCHPLPLTGVNITFSDNGHDQLYIEASVKTEGRTGVEMEALTAVSAAALTVYDMCKALQKDMVIGPTELKSKQGGKSGDYHKS
- a CDS encoding MogA/MoaB family molybdenum cofactor biosynthesis protein; the encoded protein is MEKWKTAILTASDKGSRGDREDTSAQVIRELVEEELNGEIIEYRIVPDEEDEIIAALIEMTDYFQANLVLTTGGTELAARDVTPEATRRVIEREVPGMAEAMRAGAMKKNPAAMLFRGVVGIRGRTLIVNLPGTPKGVHENLAAIMEELPEALLMVTGQFRL
- the tatC gene encoding twin-arginine translocase subunit TatC; this translates as MSESSTSKTMSMTSHLMELRKRLLAVLLVFGLVLIGGFLAAEPIYHYLTTRGSGGVFVRLNAFSFWDGVGIYMKIALTVAFGITLPFTFYQLWAFVSPGLKAEERRATLKYIPFAFLSFVGGAAFGYYAVFPLAIHFTSDLNKELGLVETYGAADYFRFLTNIVVPVSLVFELPLMVLFLTHLRLVNPPKLRKMRKMAYFALVVASAAITPPDFISAFIVLIPLLLLYEFSIVLSARVYRKQNQGEGETKE
- a CDS encoding 5-formyltetrahydrofolate cyclo-ligase; translated protein: MDLKEKKRLLRQEAAAKRASLGETERRMLSESACRLAEDEVLAPLRRSRPGQKLTLFSYLSFKDELSTRSLVDSCLGKGDTVLVPRITKGGMLAVHRFEDWSSLKPGVWGISEPAADSPVWPEERYGEIDVVIVPGLVYDLHGGRIGYGGGYYDRFTQRLKQTAGGGAGRTLFASLLFEEQLAQQVPAQAHDLRLDVLITPANVFYINKDDV